The following coding sequences lie in one Erwinia amylovora genomic window:
- a CDS encoding virulence factor BrkB family protein, whose translation MRPLNHFLHRLRAFWTWIKLLWQRIDEDAMTVLAGHLAYVSLLSLVPLIAVVFALFTAFPMFSDVSVQLKNFAFHNLVPAAGTTVQNYLEQFVANVSRMTAVGVGGLVVTALLLMYSIDSALNTIWRSKVKRPLVYSLAVYWMILTLGPLLAGASLAISSYLLSLHWATIGGLSVLIDMVLRIFPLLLSCLSFWLLYSLVPTAPVAGHDALVGAIVGGILFELGKKGFTLYITTFPSYQLIYGVLAVVPILFLWVYWTWCIVLLGAEITATLADYRRLKREEQERENEDP comes from the coding sequence ATGCGTCCGCTCAACCACTTTTTGCACCGGTTACGTGCATTTTGGACATGGATCAAGCTGTTGTGGCAGCGTATCGACGAAGATGCGATGACCGTGCTGGCCGGGCACCTGGCCTATGTCTCGCTGCTGTCGCTGGTTCCGCTTATTGCTGTGGTTTTTGCCCTATTTACCGCCTTTCCGATGTTTTCGGACGTCAGCGTGCAGTTAAAAAACTTTGCCTTTCACAACTTAGTACCGGCGGCCGGAACCACGGTGCAAAACTACCTGGAACAGTTCGTTGCCAACGTCAGCAGAATGACGGCGGTGGGGGTGGGGGGGCTGGTGGTGACCGCACTCCTGCTGATGTACTCGATTGACTCGGCGCTGAATACCATCTGGCGTAGCAAAGTTAAGCGACCGCTGGTGTACTCTTTGGCGGTGTACTGGATGATCCTGACGCTGGGGCCGCTGCTGGCGGGTGCCAGCCTGGCCATTAGCTCCTACCTGCTATCGCTGCACTGGGCGACGATCGGCGGCCTGAGCGTGCTGATAGATATGGTGCTGCGCATATTCCCGTTGCTGCTTTCTTGCCTCTCCTTCTGGCTGCTGTACAGCCTGGTGCCGACGGCTCCGGTGGCGGGACATGATGCGCTGGTCGGGGCGATAGTCGGCGGTATTTTGTTCGAGCTGGGTAAAAAGGGCTTCACGCTGTATATCACCACGTTTCCCTCCTATCAGCTGATTTATGGCGTGCTGGCGGTAGTACCCATTCTGTTTCTATGGGTTTACTGGACCTGGTGTATCGTTTTGCTGGGAGCGGAAATTACCGCCACGCTGGCTGACTATCGCCGGCTGAAGCGCGAAGAACAAGAAAGAGAAAACGAGGATCCATGA
- the yihX gene encoding glucose-1-phosphatase — MLYIFDLGNVIVDIDFNRVLGVWSDLGRVPLATLQSRFQMGESFDQHERGEISDKEFARQICDELELPLSFEQFAAGWQAVFVGVRPDVIAIMHQLREQGERVVILSNTNNLHCQFWPEQYPEVRAAADKIYLSQEMGLRKPDPAIYQRLLNEEETAAAEAIYFDDNPENIEAARALGIHSLHITDNSVIPAFFADRMPDGRR; from the coding sequence ATGCTGTATATCTTTGATTTAGGTAATGTCATTGTTGATATTGATTTCAACCGGGTGCTTGGCGTCTGGAGCGATCTGGGCCGTGTACCTTTGGCCACGCTGCAAAGCCGCTTCCAGATGGGTGAGAGCTTTGACCAGCACGAACGCGGCGAAATCAGTGATAAGGAATTTGCCCGGCAAATTTGTGACGAGCTGGAGCTGCCGCTGAGCTTTGAGCAGTTTGCTGCCGGCTGGCAGGCGGTATTTGTCGGCGTGCGCCCTGACGTCATTGCCATTATGCACCAGCTGCGTGAGCAGGGTGAGCGGGTCGTTATCCTCTCTAACACCAATAACCTGCACTGCCAGTTCTGGCCGGAGCAGTACCCGGAAGTCCGGGCGGCCGCGGATAAAATCTATTTATCGCAGGAGATGGGGTTACGTAAGCCCGATCCGGCCATTTATCAGCGTTTGCTTAACGAAGAAGAGACGGCGGCGGCAGAGGCTATCTACTTCGACGATAATCCAGAAAACATCGAAGCAGCGCGTGCGCTGGGGATCCACAGCCTGCATATAACCGATAACAGCGTGATCCCGGCGTTCTTTGCCGACCGCATGCCCGACGGTCGCCGGTAG